The Vitis vinifera cultivar Pinot Noir 40024 chromosome 1, ASM3070453v1 DNA segment CTTCCTTTGATTGCTGAGAAACAGGAACAACAGAAGATCATAAATATCacaattttgtttctttgctTCCTCTGATTTCTCAGTAACCAAATGGAGTCTCAAGAAAATCCTTCAGaaaaaaaagacagaaaaaaaaaaaaaaacccttcaaaaCAGAGCAAACATCGTTAACAATTctgtttctttcatttttcttctcaacAACAAAACACACTGTGAAGAGAatcagaaaaaggaaaaaaaattacaccaACATTCACAAttctgtttttcatttttccttcgTCTTCTTAGCAGCCAATCCGACATTGAAACATTCAcaagaagggaaaagaaaaagtttaaCCAAAAGTCGGGTCCGACAACAACGTTAGCGATTCTggtttctttcaattttctccGTTTTCTAAGCAGCCAAACAGACCGTCAagcaaatcattaaaaaaaaaaaaagaaaaaaaaaaactacactAAAACGAATCGAGCAAACAACGGCAACAAGAACAGAAAAACAACAACACATAAGAATCTTCCGAAATTGAGCCAGATTTTTACCGAGCGAAAAGTTCGATTTCGGCATAGTTCGAATTACAACACAGGCCAAAACAAGGCCTCAAGATCAAGTCCTCAGAATTAACATTTCAttgaaataggaaaaatattacACGAACTTGCCTtccacttattttctaaaaattgaaaaaaaaaaaaaaaaacacatttgcgAATGAGTGAGAGTTCAGATCTGAGAGAACTCATTGGAACCTTTTGAACTTGTGGTGAAAAGGTGATGCTCCCTCAGAGAATCAAATTCGATGCTTTTTCAAGGATCCAAATTGTTTCACGTTGACACCAGATGAATAATGCCATAGCCGAGTTCGTGACTCGGTCTGAGTTCGTGATCCGAGTCTGCAACTCGGAAAGTAGACAGTTCGGGTCGGTCCTAAAAGGGTCAGGTCGAGACCATTCTAGATAAGCCGGATcctagcctttttttttttttttttctaaaaaaaaaatgattttcaatcaGAACGAAACAAGAGTTGCAACTAAATTTGAACCAAACCCTAAAATCAATAACACCCACAAATTCTCCATGTTTTTAGCCCAAAAACATTCCTCATATTCTTTTCTACTTTCTTCTCATAAACATGCATGCATGgttcatcatttttctttttctttttctttcgtCAACCAGattgaataataataacaaccaCCCTCAAGCTTTGTTTTTGCAGAGAGCTTATGGATTCCAGAGCATCTTTCTCGTCCATGGTACGAGTTTTCTACCCTTTGAATACTTTCATCTTTTTGGTAATTTCTCAGAACGTTTCTcctagtttctattttttactttcccAGGAAAGTGTAGGAAAATCAAGATTGCATGCATGATGGGAAGATAGATATAAACACAGCGTAAATTTAAACGTACTTTTAATCAGCATTGTCGATTGCAGCAGTACACCTGAACGATGAACACCTGAGACTaactggaaaaaaaattaaaaaattgtgaGCGAAAAATGATCTATATAGAGGCTAGATAGGGATAGTCCAAATCCACTGAAACTCTAGTTTTAATCCTTTACAAACACAAACTCTATTATGATTAGGAATGAACTCCAATATGGTAAGCAAACCAAAATAGAAACCCAATAAGGAACACTACTTaagtagtgtttgttttttgactgaatagaaaaagccaaatattcttttaacatcatccaacataagtaaagtgaacttattatcaatatgTTCAATTTAGTTATGTTAAATGATATTAACAGATTacttttggctgaatagaaaaaatcaaatattttgactttttctattcagtcaaaaaacaaacaccacctctactaactttctttattattattatatatatcatttttttaatatgtgaatagttttattattatagTGAAGTTTTATTAAGAGTCTCTTTAatcatatgatttaaaaataattttttttatttttaaaaacataaaattgttttaattttttttttaataatgtttatatatatatatatatatatatcatttttttttaatatgtgatAGTTTTATCATTATAGTGAAGTTTTATTAAGAGTCTATTTAatcatatgatttaaaaataatttttttatttttaaacacataaaattgtttaaattttttttaataatgtttggttattgtttcttaaaaatatttttaaaaaataaagtgaaataaataataatttttaaagaacaaataagaattattttcatcaatttttaaaaataaaagaaagatatgaacctgtttgatcatttttttgaaatttgtttttaaaaactgtttttaagttaaaaaataaaaaatagtttttaaaaacaagtttcaagaAATAAGTTCAAACGTGCTctgttttaagttaaaaaataaaaaatagtttttaaaaacaagtttcaagaAATAAGTTCAAACGTgctcttatattttaataatgttgaaatatattataaagtttCTATTGAATTATGGGAGGAAAAAAAGGTAGGAAGGGATTTTGAAttctcttatttaatttattataaaaaaaataaagaaaatatttttgagaagTTTACAGTAAACTTTCTAATTCCAATGAGCATTAAAGTAGGATATTGTAGAATGGAGTTCTAGAAATCATGTTGATTTCATAAATagtaacaaaatattttttggagtcacaaacaaattttttaggattattacaGATTTTGTCGCACGTTTGGCTTCAATTTTCTCAGGAATCAACCGCGCGAACCGGAATGAGGTGCAGACGCCGCCCGTTGCATACATGTGGAGCTTCCATCTTAGCAATGTCCCACAACGCCTACATGAAAGTCCAAGGCTTCAACGGACCCATAGGATCTGTGACAAAAAAGATGGCAACATTAGCTACCTCAGCCTGCCCATTTGTGTATGCCATACAGTGCCAATGGCTGGCTCTCCTTTCCTTTGCAGATGATCGCATTCTAGCTATTGAAGACAAGATCGAGAGGCTTTTTCCACCATCGACCCATGTGTTCAACAAGCTTGATGAGCTGCTCCACATTGCAGAAACCTTACCCGGAAGATTTGATGATGCTGCAGACAGGCTTCCTATGATTATCCAAAGGGTTCCGCTTCTAGACTGGGTGTTGGCTCATGTTGTGTCCTGGTTgaattttttcctctctctacTGGCTGACTGGGGAACTGATGCTGCAAGAGAGAAGGAGATAATGGTTGATATAAACTGCACTGACCCGAATAATGGATCATCGTCGGTTGGCAAAGTGCATCAAATTGAATCGAGGGGAGAAAGTGAGCATATGGTGAAGTCTCCTGCAGAGGTTGAAGGGGAAGTTCTGAAGTGTACTTACAAGGAAGCTCTAGAGAAGGGaaccaaatatgagaatgaAATGAAAGAGGATGATTCTAAGGAGATTGTGAAGACCATGCTTCAGAAGAAAGAAGTTGGGTTAAGAACAGAGAAAAATGGAGGccaagagaatgaaaaaaatggcAAGGAGGAGAGCATGCAGGGCATGGTTATTGAGGGGGAAGTTGAGGTGGAAACTGAGAAAAATGTAAGCAAAGACGAGGAATGCATCAGTAATGATGATCCAATACTAGAATTATTCGAGTCAGGGTGGCACATGAAACCAGGAAGAGGTGCCCAAAGCCCTTTGCAATCACAATCCAAGTTAGAAGAATGGAATTGAAAGGGATGCACAAGGAAATCAACTACTTCTCATTATGATGGCCTGGCTGACATTTGTAATCAATTTATATATGTCTAATGCTAGATGCAGTTTCTTTCAGCATCTACTGTCAGTGAAATTCATATGTACTTTCTGCTATAATAATTGTAAAACTCGGAGAATGCATCAAAGGATGTTGAACTACATGAACTTAGGCCCCTACAATAGAAACTAGTGTTCAAAAAGCTAATGGAaagttttcatgttttttacaGGGGAAAACTAATTGATTTCCATACAATCCTTCATAATCCAAAGCCATGACTTCTACAACATCAGTTCTACCGATTCACACCATCTTTTCCTCATTCATGATGCTGCTTTGGTCTTTGCTTAATGAGATCAAGACCATGTCCAGCTAGTTCATACCCGGACAATCTCCAAGAGAAAATTTTATCTATACTTTGGAGGCCTTTCGGGACATCTCTCTTCTCAAATAACCTTGGTCATCAATGAACGCAATGGGCTCTCAGTAAATCAAATCTACCAGGCTTCTTAGCTATGCTTGAGCACAAACATCACACCCTCAGTTCATAAGCTTAATGTATCCAAAGGCCAACGAGAGAAGAACTGGTCAGTCACCATCAACGAAGGAGAAACGATTGTTGATGTTTTTGAAGGAATCCAACTATCTCAGGTTTAGCATCTATGATTTGAAGCTGACAAATCTCTGGGGCAACTCAGAACTTAGAAGGCTATTATTCTCTACTGGCTCCATATATGTCATTGAGGATATTGATATCGTTCCATTGCACAGCCAACCCGACAACATGGAAAGAAAATTCATCTTTAATAGGAATAATAGTAGTGGTCACAACACACACTGCTTTTCTCTTATGGACAGATAAGCTTACCAggattgtttaattttgttgatgGGCTATGGTCAAGCTGTGGTGATGAGAGGATAATCGTGTTTAAAATTGCTTGAAACACGATTAAAATATGTTAGAAGTGCTGTGGTGCTCTTCTGCAACCCAGCAGAGGTTGCAGAAGAGCTCATGAAAAGTGAAGATGTTGGTGCTGCTCTTGAGAGACTCATCAAATTGCTTGAAACAAAGACGATACAGTTTCTTGGAGGAGGAGACGTTCTCAACCAACATGCAAAAGGAGAAGTTAAGTTGGTTAAGGAGGAGAACCCCATCATTTATCAAAGAATCGTAAGCCTTAAAATAAGCTAGGTAAGTTTCCCCTAATTCTATCATTGTGTATGACGCCTGAACTCAAAGCATGTTTTCTCTGAAAGGAATGCCTTGATGACATCAGTCTTATCAACATGCACCAACTTTGTGACATCAATAATACTAGTCATGACTGTCCACAATGAAGTTAAGAATCTTTAGATCATGAACCACCAGCGTATGTATACCCCAACAAGTCCAACAGCCAATCTTCCAGAATTTGGGTGGCCCTTTTGGAAATTAATTTTCTGAAATGACCTTCATGAATGAAGTTAAAAATGGTTCATATTTATAGGATTTAAGATGGGTATTAGAAAGGGGGCACAGGCATATACTGAAAATCCTTCTGGCCACTTCGTGTTCCCTCTATGCTACTTACAGTAACAACAGATGAATAACACCTGCATAGACAATGTGAGACCATAAACAATATGGGACCTTTCATCAAACACCTGGAAGCTAATGATGCACAAGAATAATATATCCATACCCCCTAAGCatgaagtgaaaaaataaagatttcaGGTCTGAATTGGAGCAGGGGTCGCGCGAACGCGAACCCCCTCTACCACAAATTATGACGTAGATTCTGCCACTTGGGCAGATCTTAGGGCAGTACCCCTCCCAAGTGCAATGGAGGTCACTGTCCTAGGCCATGGCTCTTCTTGATCGGCCATTGACCCCGCCCAGGTAAGTATGTTGAAGATGAACTGtctctcattttttatattccaGCCTCAGCCTTGTTAATCCAACTCCATTTCGATGTGGGATTGTCATGTGGCAATTCATATGTTCTATCTTAATTTGATCATAATATTGGAGGTCAGAtgtctataatattttaaattgtatgATATTTGATATCCTCACTAAAAATGCCAACAAAGTAAGGCATCCAAAGCAACTCAAAATGAGAGCCAGCCCAAACAACCCCCAGAAGCTATTTTAATCCACCCAAAGTGAGCATGGTTCAAAGTCTCCAGCTGCATATTCCATTCTTCATTTTATcattcatttcaatttttttcaatatatatggTCTGTTGGCTGCCATTTATGATCAGTGTGTCAAACTAGATGCAGTTTCTTTCAGCAACTACTGTCAGCCAAGTTCATACTTTCTGCTATCAAAATTGTAAAATTCAGAGAATGCATCAAAGGATGTTGTACTAGATGAAGTTAGGCCCCAACAGTAGAAACAAGTGTTCAAAATGCTAATGgaaagtttccattttttttttacagggGAAAACTAATTGAATGTTTCCCCCAGAAGAACAAAAAGTACCTTCTAACCAGATAACCATGGCTACTCATCTACCTACCCATTTCTAATACAGAGATCTAGAGGGTATGAGATTGAAATTCCAAATTCAATGTGTCAATAAAGACAACTTAGCTGAGTCTTTACGAATTGCTTGAGAAGCACTTGCGGTTACTAGTCATCCTGATTGAATTGacctgaaaattttgattttgtccGTCTTGTTTGGATTAATAGCTTGGCTTACTAGTCATGGTCTAGAAACTATGTGATTCCCTGTAAACTGGGACAAAGAATCCTTCATTTCAGGACCCATCAATTTCTCATATAACCCTTTATAATCCAAGGCCCAGGCATGTTTTCTCTAACAAGCATGCCTTCTACAACATCAGTTCTATCGATTTAGACCACCTTTTCTGCACTCACAATGCTGCTTTGAACTGTGCCTAATGTGATCAAGATAATGCTCAGCCAATTCATACCCCAACAACGCATCAACACTGCTGGTCCGTCCTCGATGAAGTTAAGATCATGAATCATCAGCTTATACCCCAGCAAGTCCAAGAGCGAATCTTATCAGAACTTGGGAGGCCCCTTTGGAAATCAATCTTCTGAAATGACCCTCGTCAATGAAGTTAAGAAGATGCATATTTTGAGAATGTAAGATGGGTGTTAAGAAGGGGGAGGCACAGGCATCTGCTGAGCATCTAAATATAAAAGCTGATACAGAGCCACGTCGTCTTGGCACTTCGTATACCCAATACTTTTGGATGTTTTAACATCCAATCCATCAGCAAGACGAATCTTCTGCTACTTCTACTTAATCCAATCCATCAAACACTGCCGATAACGCACAAGTATGTCAACAATCCAAAGGCTTAAGACTTAATTGGGGCAGGGGTCGCGCGAACGCGAACCCCCTCTACCACAAATTATGACGTAGACTCTGCCACTTGGGCAGATCTTAGGGCAGTGCCCCTCCCAAGTGCAATGGAGGTCACTGTCCTAGGCTATGACTCTTCTTGATCAGCCATCGACCCCGTCCAGGTAAGTATGTTTAAAGGTGAACCTTCTCTCATTATTTATATGCCATTGTCAGCCTCCTTATTCCAACCAGTTCGATGTGGGACTATCATGTGGCAATCCATATGCTATTTTTTAACTTGATCATAATGTTCAAAGTCTCCCGCTGTTTATTCCATTCTTCATTTCgactttttaaatatatataccaTTATTTTAATTGCATGAATGTAATCTTCACCAAACatcatgaaagaaaatattattacattttttttagagaattagAGGTTAAGTAGTCTTTGTAGCTCAAATACGTACaagttttaaaagtatttaaataAAACCAAGACTACTGCTCATTATAATtgaattcttaaataaaattctgTTCTTAGAAATAATCCAAAACtacttcaaaaaattaatttcaaaaactgatttttaagTATTGTTTTCCAAAACAACACTTGACAAGCttctcaaacatattttttttcattaaaagatTTTGTCAATTTACTTTGTGGATGCATCTATCATTCAATCAAAAATGTTTCTTATATGTATTTGGAAGTACTAATGCTTGTTTGGAAGGCTAGAGGGACCTCAGTCAGAGGTGGTGGGTTTGTACACCAGGGGTAGAATTCACCCAGTGCTACACTTTAAATGAAGGTGGGGTCTTGATCAACAAAATTGAATCCaccatttttgttttacaaGGGAAGCACAAGCCTAGTATATTAGTCATAATAGGTAAGCCAAGTTTCCCTCAATTGTCATTTTGTATGGCTGGTTCAGCCATCACCTCATGGTAGCAATAAAATGATTGTACCTTGTCACAGCCTAGAGCTTGCAGAGCCCTAACAGTTGATTCTGTAGCTCCCTTTCGTGTGGTGTGTGGCTGACTCAGGTTTGTAATATGATCACAACCCAAGCAGCCAAATATACTCCAACAGCCATCACTTTCCGTCCTGGTCTTTCATTCAAACCAAAGcatgttttttttctctagcAAGTCCTTCAACAACATCAGTCTTATCAACTTATACCACCTTTGCTGCATCAGTAACGCTTGTCAGGACTCTGCCCAATGGATTTCGGACCATGACCCACCAGCTCATACTGCGACAGATCCAAGAAAAAATTTCCCCAAACTTGGAAGCCTTTTTGGAAATCACTCTTCTGAATTGACTCCCGTCGTTGAAGAGTTCAATAGGCTCTCTGTTACTGAAATCTCTGAGGCTTTCAAACTCTACTTTGGGCAAGAGAATCACCCCATCAGTTAGACGGCTTTATGTTTCCATAGGCCACAGAGAGAAGGAATCTAACTCAGGTGGCAATTGGTTTGTAGCGAATCCCAGAAATCACTATCCAATTATGGCAGCAGCTCCTTGTCAACCAAGAAGCCTGTACATAGTTCAATTGAGCTTACTTTTCACATGAAATACAAGGAGAAGGTCTTGAGCACATACCTGCCATATGTACTAGAAATATCAGACAccatagaagaagaaaacagggtGGTTAAGTTATACTCCCTGGGAAATTTCAATGAAGATTATAATGGTCCGTGGACATCAATCAATGTGGACCATCCATCCACTTTTGACACATTGGCAATGGAGCCAATGCTCAAGAAGGAACTCATTGCTGACTTTGACAGATTAGTCAAGAGATGGGAGGTCTAATGTAAAGTGGGAAAAGCATGGAAACGTGGATAATTGTTGATGGTCTGCAGGTACAGGAGAATCAAGTTCGATTGCAGCTATAGCTAACTATCTCAAGTTTAAGTTTCAGGAGGATTTAAGAGCTGAGAAGACTTTTGGTTCCCATTGCAAATTGATTCATATTTGTCATTAGGGACAAGACATTGATTGTTCCATTGAGTcccagaattttgaaaaaatggaacATACAACAATAGTGAGCCAGGTGAGTTCCTTGCATTGGCCTCTTTCCCTGCAACTAAAGACCATATATAAGTTCCCAAAGCTGttttaataataacataaaatttattttatttcaattttgaccaacaaaaaattcaagagaAAGTCAAAGGGAAGTACAAGAGTTTTGTTCCCATTTCCTGTTATCCAAGGGAAACATTTAAGTCAAAAGTCCACCATTTTCCCAGACGGATAACATTATTATCAGACTAGATTGCAAATCATAGCCTGCATTGACAAGCTTAAATGCTGTTCATCTATTTGCTCATCCAATGAGGCAAGAGAAAACCCATGAACTCGGAGAtgagtaattttaagaaataaatatatcgATTGGTAATAACAGGAGCATCTATTTGAAACTTTGTACCCCTGTTCTCTTATTGACAGATAATTCTATCTGGGTTGCTTGATTTCATTGATGGACTGTGGTCAAGCTTTGGTGATGAGAGGATAATCATGTTGACTACAAATCACAAAGAATGTTTAGACCCTGCATGCATTGTTGAGACTAACCTGCATGGACATGCATTCAGATGTTCTACCACACTCGTTCTGAATTTAACATCCTAGCTTCCAACTACCTCAGCATCAAAAGTTACTGAAATGGAGAAACTGATAATGGATGTGGAGGGGAACCCAGCAGAGATTGCAGAAGAGCTCTTTTGAGAATCAAAGATGTTGATGTTTCCCTTGAAGGACTCATCAAATTCCTGGAGAGAAAGAAGATCCTGCTGGAAGATAGTGAAAAATCCAATGCTGAAGGAGTGGGAGGAGCCAAGGAATGCAAGATTATGATAGGAACAAAACGAATTTTGGTTAACATAATTTCACCTAACATTGTCTAGAAAACCACATTATGATAGGAACAAAATGATGTGGGTTTACCAGCCTGAATCCacgtcacgccccaagacctactccaagggcgtgacggtcatttcacagcTCAAACCCAAAGGCTTaaagtgtaacctgacccaaacaatcatattgtaattgaaagtaaccaattaccaaatacgagtagcggaacaaaattctaaaatcttcaaacttaactttaaaactaaacaTCCATCAATCAAAATTcattatccaaatagattgcaaactcaaacaaatcaagtgctaacaaattttcataatctctaaatctcaacttcaaactatcataaaaaaaattgtaagttcaaatctaaatagcttccaaaaaccaaataatccaaatgaacataaacttataagctaacaatgtccaaaaataacatcctaaggaaaatcctaatgatgaccattccccgACCTAGTcatcactcctcgcccgaactaagggtatctgaaaaattatcaacaaataggaatgagctcaaagcccaataaggaacattaatgcagtccatggatcaaatacttcaagttcacttgcaaaataagagatattataattaattattttcataaaccttttattcaatttttccaatacattaaaaacttttaactatatactttcattttttattcaaacattttcatatcaaattcaatcaaaacatttaaattatttatttactccgGTCATCAAACATtaaatggtgcccaattaggtgagacttttcaaataggtggcctcaaattgttcctttaaagTGGATGGAACCAAACATTATTAGTACTgataacctctaaccaaactcCTAAaggctaggattcaaatcaattacattcctcaccaagaaatgtaaaggttaactattatatcccgttgataAGGGTCAAACAAGCCAGAGTCAaaaacttatttcaattattcaaatttgcaaaacataatatctccacatttctctGTTATAAACAAAATGTAAGgttctaacatatttttcatgtaaaacatatttgatcTATACATAAAACGAATAATAATTCAAAACGTTTTcaaatgatgtatataaaaatttgttttcaaaaaaaaaaaataactacattaatttcccttatctcaaaagaagtcctcgaaaactttggagaaaaataatcctaaaaatctactcttcacctaacaaaatataagagaaataactattactatttatctaaaattataggtttgacaatcctaaaattttaggtatttaaattaatgtttttaattatgaaagataagttaatctattcctattttagaaaaattaataaatttctaatttatataaaacttaattttattttcaatttatttcttaggaacaacttaatttttatcattaatctaattataatactataaatttaactaatttgtacttcaccttatttatttatacatagtTTATTCTAccactttcatatttttcaaacacaacTACTATAACACTCACACAACTAtcattgtaatatatataaatatgtacatACCATCCACCCCA contains these protein-coding regions:
- the LOC104880480 gene encoding uncharacterized protein LOC104880480 — encoded protein: MRCRRRPLHTCGASILAMSHNAYMKVQGFNGPIGSVTKKMATLATSACPFVYAIQCQWLALLSFADDRILAIEDKIERLFPPSTHVFNKLDELLHIAETLPGRFDDAADRLPMIIQRVPLLDWVLAHVVSWLNFFLSLLADWGTDAAREKEIMVDINCTDPNNGSSSVGKVHQIESRGESEHMVKSPAEVEGEVLKCTYKEALEKGTKYENEMKEDDSKEIVKTMLQKKEVGLRTEKNGGQENEKNGKEESMQGMVIEGEVEVETEKNVSKDEECISNDDPILELFESGWHMKPGRGAQSPLQSQSKLEEWN
- the LOC109123462 gene encoding AAA-ATPase At3g50940-like, producing MKYKEKVLSTYLPYVLEISDTIEEENRVVKLYSLGNFNEDYNGPWTSINVDHPSTFDTLAMEPMLKKELIADFDRLVKRWEGQDIDCSIESQNFEKMEHTTIVSQIILSGLLDFIDGLWSSFGDERIIMLTTNHKECLDPACIVETNLHGHAFRSSKVTEMEKLIMDVEGNPAEIAEELF